Proteins from a single region of Choristoneura fumiferana chromosome 27, NRCan_CFum_1, whole genome shotgun sequence:
- the LOC141443223 gene encoding uncharacterized protein has product MAAATDGIQITKMKILSTLLVGVLLPLATIAANQSGGDSLEIQPMREPAFLEGKRQLETPEVVLQLKYDRGELNRIYLAQFRKNKEAWMPSVPATDSLCSDLCHAGLGGPPCGPTCPDLIPVGLKLHLEDANNTDAVYGEPRVAVCPTLCQYNLGRPLCQCEAPPSLPVAWAEVCAAFCLADNYVLGGCPPCAALTAESSAIAAHAAVARVLTTAEGWTAWCNAQCRQGQGGAACNCDRAPSSKHDEKTKKMLFRFNTLHGKSL; this is encoded by the exons ATGGCGGCTGCTACAGACGGAATTCAg ataacaaaaatgaaaattctatCCACCCTCTTGGTGGGCGTGTTGCTACCCTTAGCGACGATCGCAGCCAACCAATCAGGAGGCGACTCTTTGGAAATCCAACCAATGAGGGAGCCGGCTTTTCTGGAGGGAAAGAGACAGCTAGAGACGCCTGAAGTTGTCCTGCAGTTGAAGTACGACCGAGGGGAACTGAATAGGATATATCTCGCTCAGTTTCGCAAAAACAAAGAGGCTTGGATGCCGTCAGTGCCTGCCACAGACAGTTTGTGCTCGGACCTGTGCCACgcag GCCTCGGTGGGCCTCCCTGCGGCCCGACGTGCCCGGACCTTATCCCCGTGGGCCTGAAGCTGCATCTAGAGGACGCCAACAACACTGACGCCGTCTACGGAGAGCCCAGGGTCGCCGTGTGCCCGACGCTATGCCAGTACAATCTTG GCCGTCCGCTTTGCCAGTGCGAGGCGCCTCCGAGCCTGCCGGTGGCCTGGGCTGAAGTCTGCGCAGCCTTCTGCTTGGCGGACAACTACGTGCTAGGGG GTTGCCCCCCTTGCGCGGCGCTGACTGCCGAATCCTCCGCGATTGCTGCGCACGCTGCGGTGGCACGCGTCCTCACGACAGCTGAGGGATGGACCGCGTGGTGCAACGCACAATGCCGCCAGGGTCAGGGTGGGGCCGCCTGCAACTGCGACAGAGCCCCTTCCAGTAAACATGacgaaaaaacgaaaaaaatgcTATTTCGCTTCAATACATTACACGGCAAGTCTCTTTAA